The Chlorocebus sabaeus isolate Y175 chromosome 11, mChlSab1.0.hap1, whole genome shotgun sequence genomic interval AGGAAATGGTATCAATCCTCAGGATTAATACAATCTAAGGCTTACTTGTTTAGGAGCATTTCAAAAATACAACACTAAACATCAGAAGAAAATGGTCTATAGGGATAAAGATCTATAGGCATAACCAGAAATCAGATCAAATAATGTACAGGTTTCTCTATTTACAGTCCTATATATTAAATGACTTAAGGACTCAGTTAAGCAGCTCAGTCAGCTAGTAATACAAACTATCTTATTGTAAAAGATTTTGTGATAGTTATATTATGttccaaatatgaaaataaaccaGTTATATTTTGATAGCAGCCATATATAAAAGTTCAGTGGCAGAGACTGAGAGATGAGTCTAAAATATTTGCAGTCTGTATACCTTCAGATAAGAAATCTATTCAGTTTTAGACAAtccaagatatatttttaagactTCTATGTATAGATAAAACTACTGACAAACATTCTGCATATAGCCTATCAAGAGCATTTTATCGCATCATCTGAAATAGGGGTGAAAAAGGGAGATTAAATATCTTTAAACTTCAATATGCAAACTACAACTTTAGTTATCATACCTCTCTTCtgtaaagaggaagaagagagagtatCAGAAATGTTAAAAGTCACGCAGGAAAAAGTCCAATAGTAGATTTATTTGTTCCCAAGATTAAAGGGAGCCTGGAAACCTGTAGTCATTAAACACTAGCCATTGGGAATACTGCTTCCTTCCCTTTAACTTGAAGGCCAGTTTCAAAATCTGCAACAcctatacaaaacaaaattaattactTGCAATGTGTAAGTTATAATGACTTAAGGAAACTACTTGTGCAATGTACCAGAAAGCCACTTTCTGGTGGCCTTTCCAGTCTATTATTATAGAAATATTGCGAATAAGGGTAAGAACATGTGATTCCCATTCCAGATGACAAAGATAACAGCCACATTATCCTGCGTGAACCAGGATAACTCTCGCTATATAATCCACCTTGTTTCAACATTACAGAGGGAGGCACTACTTAaatttggaaaaaaggaaatttcaaaacTACCTGTTAAAACTTAGAAAGTAACACTCCTCAAACTTATTGCCAATCACAACTATGAATTCCTGGTGCCAACGgcaaaaatagttttgaaaatagTCATCCTATCTTAAAagaatttataacaaaatatttcaaaacattccCCAGGAACAGTGAACAAGAAATACATCACAAACAGCTACTGTACTCAGATATAGGTTCAGCTCAATTGTCTGGGGAAGGTTAAGGTTAAAGTCACAGGAAACAGCTGGTCTCAGAGTGATGTGTGCAAGCCTTTCAAAGAGAAACTTATGAACAGCTCCTCACAAGCCAGACATCACCTGAatactaaaacatttttattaactgtttcTATCATTTTCAAAGATTGAAAAAGTCTGATGTCAAGATCTTCAAAAACAACTTTCCATTTGAAAAAAGGCTTtacgatttaaaaaaaaaaaaaaaaaaaatggttgcgGTGCTTAGTTTCAAAGGAGTTACCAGGTGAAGTGTAGTTGGTAAACAATAGTAGTCAGCACTGGGGTAAGACCCATTTAAAAACTACCCTACCGGGTGTTTTTATTGTAATTCAAGTTTGAAATATCGAGGAGCTTTTTCACAGaatagatttaaaattaaaaccataacaaCTGGCAAGGGTAGTCATGTGTTGTGGGTCTATGAATTCAAACTCTCGAGAATGGCGTGCCAATAATATGCACATTGTACTCAATACCTGCATATTCAGCGGCCTATTCCTGTGTTGCCTACAAAATCAGAATAATTTAATCCTGCATGTAGAAATAACTTCTTGAAGTtatttgagatactgatttcaaGTAATTACAGATTTTAATGTAGACTGCGAATTTCCAGTGTCAACACGTTTACATACATAGCAAAAAAAGGTCACTACATGTTAACTGTGTAGAGCAAAATTCAGTTTTTCCACTTTCAATTTCCACTGAAAAACGCTGTTATCCTCTACAACGAAACAGCAAGTCCTTCTATTATATGGGGTAGTGGACTAACCTACACTACAGCATTATCAAGGTTCACTTAGGTTCTTAGTATTTATCTGAAATAAAAGTCTGAAAATGAGGAATCGAGAAAGTCAGCATTTCAACTTTTGAGAATAAAAGTTCATAAACATACCTTTTGTTGAATTCCAGCTTATGTGATTTTTATGTAAATCTTGCAGGTgatgaaaagcaaaaagcaacCAATCTCTCTGTAGTGTTTAGCCTGTTCTTTTAAGACTATGGGTCACTTGCCCCGGGAAATTTCTAATTGAACAAGGAATCCATGGGGCAAAGTAATCGTTTTTTCAAAGGTGGGTCAGAATGGAACATTTCTATCTTCACTTCGACAGGGAAGCAATGAAATGTAATCCTTTTGAGTTATCACATTTTTGGTAGATGCTACCGTGGTCTCTTATCCTTATTTCATGAGATCCTTAGCCTGTGAATGTGTCCATGTTTTGactttagaaatttttaaagcatgttaTTCCTGTGTTTCCTCTAACacctaaatatgtatatacagagCATCTTCATTCCtcatcaaatgttttttcagcatGACCAGTGTGCAACTGATATTCACATAGTTTATAGAACCTGTCTtctaagaaaaaatacttttagctAAACCTCTATAATCATGACAAGAGATTGATTAAAATGCCAAGATAAGAAACAATTTAttatagagagaagaaaaatttctCATCCAAAATATAGAAATCTGTACAACTTTGCCACAATCAATATACATGAACTGTACAAATTTACACCAGTTCATAATTTACCAAATAAAAGATGACTAACAAAGTTCACAAAATAGATGGTGGTTTGTGGAAAAGACTTTTACCCAATTAAGTACAAGGAAAGTTACAAACCAGACCTCcactttctaaaaataagaagTTTACTCAATCTTAGAAAACTACAAGCTAGCAAATGTACAGAGAGCTGGCTGGTGCTAACACCACAGTTGAGACAGTGTCTTTTTTAAGGGTCTTTTTTAAAGCCTGTTGCCATGGCAGATTCTGGTCACTTGCTACTTTCAAGGCCAAAAACACAATACAAGGTCTGACCATTTCCCCAGGTCATGCTTACTAGTTTGTCTTTATgtacatttatacatattttaagtgcTAGGTAAAAGTCTTGTAAAATTTCCAGTACTACCATGTTTAAAACGTTCAGCTTTCCTATTGAGCTGCCAAAAAGGTTAACAGTAACAATTTTCAAGTGTAATAGTGCAAATTCCTCTGCGAGATTTACTGCAGAGAAAGGTTCTTTGAAATACAGATTTTCTTTAAAGGGACTGATGTAAAAATTCAGGTATGTCTGGGAGAAACTGAAACCACCCTAGGACTTCCCTCCCTAGCAAATAAAGTGATCATTTACTTGGACGCACAGGCTATTAAAATTAATCATTGAAAGGTACTGTCCAAACTATGGCactgtcacttaaaaaaattttttttaccacTCTATCTTGTGCCAGATCTTCACAGCTGTGACATGGTTTAAATTCCATAATCCATCCCCAAGAGGAGCCCACCCAAAGCAAAAATCAAATTTATCCATCATTATAAGATGATCCATCCACAGACTATATCTTAACCTGATACAGTCATCATATTGTAGTTTTTGGAAGGGCTCGTTCTGCCCAAGAGAAGTTCCTCCTTACAGCTGATTCGGCTGTCTACCATTTGCACGTTGGTGCTGTTTTGAGTGCTACCTCCTGCTGGTGAGGCTTCATACAGCACACAGATGGAGCCATCCTCTCCAATTCTGTAGGACACTTCGTAGGGGTCAACCCAGAGTGTGAGTTCACTTGGGAGAAGCCTGAACAGCTCCTGACTGCTCAGTCCAATCCGCTGTGCTGCCTGTCCAATCAGAGGATCCATTTTATGGTTGATGCGTATACAACGGTAACCCGATCCCTTGCATGGCTTTTCTGGGAACCAGTGATGTTTATAATGttctatagaaaaaaagaagaacagagaAACAACGCTTAGGATCGTTAGCTCCCAGTGTGATTTCCTCCTACCCCAGGCTCCCTTGAGGAGCGAAAATGAAAACTATCAACTTTTTGAAATGTCCAGGATTACATCCGTTGTTGTGTATGTGCGGGGATGGAGAAAAAGCGGGCAGGGTTTTAGAAATAACACAGTAGTACGGGACAAAACAATCTCCAGGAGTTGAGCCGCCAAAACAGGAATCAGGCGCGCAGCCTCGGCCAGCCGGGAAGCCAGTGGCACCTATGGCCAGGCGAGAAACTGTTTActttctccaccccaccccagatGCACACAATAGAGTTGGTGGCTTTGGAGATGAGAAGCACCACCGGACTGTTAACCCcgaagggaagaaaaacaagcaacccTAAACCACGCTCTGGGAAGGGCTGTAATTGTGCCGGTGACAAATCCGATGATTAATGGGCAGGAGCAGGAGGCGCGGGGAGACTGCACGTCCGTTCTGAGCTGGCTCCGGAGCAGTGGCGCGGCTTCCCACCCCGGGGCTGGGCCGCCGACCACGCAACGGTTGGAGAGAACTGAGGGAAGGGGGCGTCGAACCCACCCCAGCCCCGCGGCTCCTTTGTCCCCAAATCCGCCGACGGTCCTCGGACCGCAGCTCCCGCCTCGGTGGGCTTAAGTTTCTTTGTTGTGCGTGTTTTCTTCTCCACTCCGTTTTGCCAGCTGGGGGGAGGGGGCGCCCTCCGTCCAGCCCCCAAAGCCTCGCGGGGAGCCGCTGTTAGCGGCCACCCAGCGCGACCACACCGGTCCCGCGGCGGGGCCCCAGCGCGACCGGCCCCGGGGCGCTGCCGAGGTTCCCGCAGCCCCGACGGCCGGACTCTGACCCAGGGATGTGGGGCCCGCGTCCCTCCGACGCCCTCGCCCTGCTCACCTGCCAGCAGCTCCTGCAGGCTCTGGCTGAAGGTCTGCAGCTGTCGCTCGCTCGTGAGCCCCTTGGTGCGGAGGAACTTGGAGATGAAGGACACGGCGGCGGCGATCTCGCCTATCATGGTGGCGGCCCGGGTATAGAAGGGATGCATGGGGGCGGCGTGCGGGGACGGCCCGGGGCGGCCGGGGCTCGGCAGCGCGGCCCCGACGGCGGAGCGGCCACCCCGGGCTTCCTCACCGGGCAGAAGgctgagagaaaagagagggcGTGAGGGGCGgacggctacttttttttttctttctttagactaAAAAAGTTATTTTCGAGACAGGAGGCGGCAGGAGAGATGAAGAGACGAGCGATGGCGGCCTGGTCACATCGCTCGGACCTCCCCAGCCGCCTCCGCCTCCAGCTCCCCAGCATCTGAATATCCCAACAGTCGCATTTCCAGCTCCGAGGGGCGAAGAGATGCAGGCGCCGTGCAGCACCCTTTATAGTGCCACGAAAAGGAAGTGGCGTAGCTGGAGCGTGACGGCCGACTCCAGCCAATCCGAATATCGCACCATTGTGACGCAAGCCGGTTCGGAGCCGAAAGGGGCGGGAAAAGAGTCCAGGAGGCGGGTCCAGAGatagggaagagagggaggagctgACGTAATCCGCTTGTAAACAAATAAACCCGGAGTGGCGGCTGGAGACCCAGTTGCTGTGTCGAGGGTAGGAGGGAAGCGAGGGTGCGCGTGTGAAAGCTCCGCCCCCAGCCCTAGCTCCGCCTTCCCGCTTCAGCAGGTCCAGGCTCTGCGCCAGTGCATCCTCCTGCAAGAGTGCGCTGCCTGGGCCCGCTTGCCCTGGAGTGTAAGTGCTGGATAAATAAGAGCCGCCTGGCGCAGGCTGTGTCTACTCTCGCGCCGCCTTCTCAGATCGGCTGCATGTTCCCACTCCGTGTTTACATCTCGTTCCCGCTCCGGAACTCGGTGACTGGCTTCTCAAGCCGGAGGCGAGTGTGGTGCCGGGCAATGCGGGCTCCAGCGCTGTGTGTGCTGGCAGGTGCGCTGCGCGAGTGCGGGGGAAAGTGGAGGGAACGGTCCCGCGGGGCGTTCAGTCCAAGAAAAAAGACTGCAGCCTCGGGGAGCCAGGGTCCCTCGCACACGAGCTGCCAACGCCGCGGAGCCGTTTCTGCGCCACCCTAGGGGAGGAGTAGGGGGATATCTTTGTAAAAGTGTAATTGCAAAATAAGTAGGTTAGTAAGGCCATTTGTAGTTGCTGTTTCAGTAACTTCAGCAGTCAATGAAGAGAAGAGTGGAAACCTTACTGGATGCGGACAGGAGAGCCAGTTACTGAAGGCAAATACAATAACGCGGATCCTGTAAACAGTagtctgtatccaaaaaaaaaaaaaaaaaattgtacaatgtattttaaaatttgtgtacaCAAAaccaaagattttcttttttacctagtCCAAATGCTCTCCTAGCCTGAGTCCtgctctttataaaaataaaaagaatttgaagCTTGCGAAAGTATTAAGTGTAGACATTTAAGTTTATTTGAAACCCtaccgaaaaaaaaaaacttagaaaccaGTGTACCAGGAAGGCGGGAGCCTGCTAAAACCATTAGGCCTAGGACAGGGTTAACCCCAACTCCATTAAGGAgaagggggaaaagagaaaaaaatgatgaagggaagCAGGCAGATGGAGAAAGCaaacaggaggcagaagttgaacTCTACCAGATGGAAATAAATATCCCAACTTTAGTTGGTCATCAATATTGCAAAACACACCactttgagttttttcttttttctttttaatactgagCTAAAGGATAtagaaatgaagcaaaaatatGACAGTATAAAACAGGAGAAAAcgttttattgtttaaaaatacgtaaaactatttgaaataacttctagattattttttcattagtACACATAACTAAATAGTTATGTGTGAAAAAATTAGTGGGttttttcttctagaacttttCAGATAGAACTGtgcttaaaaataatagtaatttcaCTGGAGGCATGAAACCTCTTTTACGACTCAAAAAGAAGAtagagaagcaaaagaaaattcatgAAATTACCATAACACTAGAATAAGAACTCCTGGTCTCCCACCTAACCTGACCCATCCTTAGTTCCCTGCTTTCACTTACATTGTCGTTCATGTGTCACTGAGTACAAATTAGAAGTCAAGTGAAAGTTTTTCTCTTCTAAACCTGGTCTCCAACTTGGCCTCTCGGTCATGTGCTTAAATTGACTCatctaaaaaacagaaatattaaatcAACAAAATGCTAGGATTGGACTCAGGCTTCCCCCAAGCCCTTGTTCTCCACACTATTTTTAACTGCCTGCACTAGCAGCAGCAGGACCCCTTCTGAAAGCCTTATAAAACCAGTTGAACAGGGTTAACAGAAAGTTTAACCCACAGACTCAGGGAGAGTTACTTCCCgccctgagttttttttttattgtatatgtgtgtttcCCACCTTAAATCATCCCATTAGGAGACAAATTGATTTGAGAAACTATAGCAATTTTTAACCTGGGGAATCTAAAGCGTACTcaggaaaaaaactggaaataaacattAGTCTTAAACACAAGCCTTAGATGGTGCAGAATGTTAATTGCTAATAGTTTTCAATTCCTGACTTATAGACGTTTAGTCACATTTTCTGGAAGTTTTGTCAGGCCCTTCCCATCTGGGAAACAAGTAGGTATTTCTTGACACTTTTTGAATTATAAAGGTGCTTTCTGTGTTGTTATGCTAAGTTTACCAAGGCTTTCCCAAGTACTGTGTTATTATCATGCAATTTGATAGTAATttatgaaatttccttttttttttttttttttttttttttttgagacagagtctcactcagtcacccaggctggagtgcagtggcgggatcttagctcactgcagccaccgactcccgggttcaagtgattcccctgccttagcctcctgagtagctgggattacaggcatgcaccaccacacctggctaaattttgtatttttagtagagatggtgtttcaccatgttggccagactggtctcaaactcctgacctcaggtgagccacccgcctcggcctcccaaagtttagggattacaggcgtgggccgcCACGCCAGGCCTGTCTAATTAATTTCTAAAACTTAGAACATTTCTAATCAAAGTATTAAAAATCTTAGGAATGCTgtcaaaacaaattcaaaaaaatgaacCTGGGTTTTAAGATAAGTGGACAAATAAAAGCACAACTATTAGATATTGTTTCCCCAGTTGGACCCGCCCTTTCCCTGAAGGCACATTCAGGGCCAGGGCCTTCCAGACGAAGCCAGAGGCAACCTGCCTGTTGCTAGTCAGCTAGCTGCAGTCACTAAAGTTGTGCCTATTATGCACCAACTTCCAGATAGAGTGCTTGGTATCTAGAAAACTCACAACCAGTAAGTAAAAAGTCAAGTGAGAGAGTTCTTGATGGAGTGTTGATGGCAAGTAGAAACagggcatttatttatttgtgtgtttcggggcagaggaaaaataagaaagccCCGAAAGTGAACAATCTCAGCTAAGCCAATGAAAGTGATCCAAGATTAGTTCTCcttggaggaaaggaaagggccTGATCTTGGAGTATCATAAAGGTATAAACCAAGGAGGATAAGTATTGTTGAAAAAACTGGTAAATGGAGGCAGGCATAGGGTACTTGAGAGTATTTTTAGCAGGCAGATTATATGATcagatttatttatctttaaataatttaGCTTTTCTTGTGGGTTTATGTCTTCAACTAGAGACCTATGcctcttatttatctattttttggttACCCACAGAAAGGAGGAGACCACTTTTAATTGCCTCCCCACTAACACCTGACTTGCTTTGCTTGAGTAAGTATCCAAGGACACAAGCTGCTAAGACATTTGCACTGGGTTTAGATCTACTGCGattcagaaaacacaaaagaactTGCAATCAGAGGGTGACACATAATGATTTTAGACAAAACTCAGTTTCTTCTTGTGGAAGCTATTCAGATTGTTTGGAGAGTGGGAGGAAAAAGGAGCGAAGCGTTGCTTAACAACAAAAGTAATAATGCAGGttattatcattttatcattAACAATGCATCAgtgctaagtgttttacatgcttttttttgtttttgtttttgtttttgtttttgagactcactctgttgcccaggctggagtgtagtggtgcgatcacagctcactgcaacctctgcctcctgggctcaagctcatCTTTccactcagcttcctgagtggctgggactacaggcgcgtgccaccacgcctggctaatttttgtattttttggtagagacgggatttcaccatgttgcctaggttggttgtgacctcctgggctcaagcgattcactcacctcagcctcccaaagtgctggaattacaggcatgagccaccgcaccctgccatgctttctcatttaattctctaagaaactcaatcaagtGAGTACAGTTGACAGCATTTAACATATGAGAATacagtcttaaagaaaataagttatttaccTAAGGTTTTACAACCAGATTTGAACTCTCAGTCATGGACTACAAAATTTGAGCTCTAAATACCTGGTAGGGTTTTCAAGGGAGTTCCTGATACTGGCTTTCCTAAAAATGACCTTGAGAAAGAAAACCTGATAAAGTTAGAAGGTCATCTGGAGATGAGTAGagatagtagaagaaaaaaaaaatcaaaactcaaGGCAGCTGAGGGGACATCTCATAGCTGACATAAACTGGAAGATACAGCTACATTTATTAAAAGGCCCActggaaaatgaaacaaagaacatattaaaatgttaatctgCCAAATAATTTAACTGGAATGAAAATTATCCCTAGGTACAGATAAGAGAAAGTAGCAAAAGTGCTTTCTATTTAAGACCATTTCAACTTTTCATTTCCCCTTTGGCCTAAATTGACAAGAGGAAGGAGGGGCCTGGTCAGTTCCACAATCTCTCTTACCCAGCAACTGAGGGGAGCCCTGGAGGGTTcggtgggggaggtgggagggcagCCAGGAGGGATGGTTTTGTGTCCAGGTCACTGTTGAATGTGATCAGTGGCCTCCAGGAATTCTCACTCAACTTTCTATTGCATAGCTGCAGGGCTATTTCTCAAAGCTGGGCTCCTCCCCAGACCTTTTCCTTCCTGGTGCCAGAACCTCCTGGCCTATCTCTTTTTAAAGCTCTCACCTTCTATTTTGTCACAGGAGGCAACTCCCTGGGTTACTGAGTGTTTATCTGCACCTTCCCAGCTGCCAAAGACCTCTTCAATTTTAAGGTTTAACAGTAGAcagcggggcgcggtggctcacgcctgtaatcccagcactttgggaggccgaggcgggtggatcacgaggtcaggagattgagaccatcctggctgacacggtgaaaccctgtctgtactaaaactattttaaaaattagcggggcgtggtggcgggcgcctgtagtcccagttactctggaggctgaggcaggagaatggcgtgatcctaggaggcggagcttgcagtgagccgacttcttgccaccgcactccagcctgggcgacagagcaagactccgtctcaaaaaaaaaaaaaaaaaacctaaaaaatccCACATTTTTTTCAGGTATATATCGTATCCAATAGAAATCTCTTTCCTTAAAAGAAAACGTTAGCACATCAATTGGATAGG includes:
- the BTG1 gene encoding protein BTG1; the encoded protein is MHPFYTRAATMIGEIAAAVSFISKFLRTKGLTSERQLQTFSQSLQELLAEHYKHHWFPEKPCKGSGYRCIRINHKMDPLIGQAAQRIGLSSQELFRLLPSELTLWVDPYEVSYRIGEDGSICVLYEASPAGGSTQNSTNVQMVDSRISCKEELLLGRTSPSKNYNMMTVSG